A region of the Neomicrococcus lactis genome:
GGCTGGGAGGCACTGTGGCGACCGCGACGGTGCTTTCCTCGCGGCCCGCGAACGCCTGCTCGAGGCGATCGAGCGCCTCGTCAACTTCAGCGGCGTCGTAGCCGCCCTTGGCAGGTTCGAAGGTGGCCGAACGAATATCCTCAGCGGTCATCGCCTCAGGACCGGTCTCGTTCGAGGCGAAGCTCTTGCGTGCGCGAGCAATGAAAGCGTCCACTTCTTGAGGCGCGTAGCCATAATCATCGGCGCTCACGCGTGGGAAGGAGGCGCCGTTGGTGGCGGAATTTTCAGTGCTCACAAGCTCAACTCTCTCGAAAAAAGTGATCGCAGGCAATACAAAAAACTAAACGGAACCCGGCATGGTCAGCAGCGCCAGAACGTAGGCGACAGGCGAAGCGAACACGATGGAGTCCAGCCGGTCCATCACGCCGCCGTGTCCCGGGAGGATGTTACTCATGTCCTTGATACCAAGCTCGCGCTTGACGAGGGACTCAGCCAGGTCACCGGTGGTCGCGGCGGCAACTGTCGCGACGGCCAAAAGTAGGCCAGTCCACCACGGCGTATTGAGCAAGAAGAGGCTCGCTGCAATGCCGACGATGATGGCGCCGCCCACGCTTCCAGCGAACCCTTCCCAAGACTTCTTAGGACTGATCTTTGGCGCCATCGGGTGCTTGCCGAACATGGCGCCCACCAGGTAGCCGAAGGTGTCATTGGAGACCACCAGCAAGAGCAAAGTGGCGACCTTGAGGTGACCGTCCTGCTCGTTGAACAAGAGCACGGCGAAGCTGATCATCAGCGGCACCCACAGGGCCGTGAACGTGCCCGCCATCAAGGACCGCAGCAAGTGCGCCGGTCTGGACATGACATTCCAGAACAACAGCACGGTGATGGACGTGATGGTGGCGAAACCCAGGCCTTCCGGACCCGCTAGCGCAGCCGAAACCGGCAAGGCGGCAGCCGCTAGCACCAGCGGAATCATGGGGACGTGCGTGTTAGAAAGCTGGAAAGCCCGGGAGACTTCCCAACAACCCACCACGGCAAACATGGTCACCACCACAATGAACGCGATGGGGAACCAAAACAGGCCCACCAGCACCACGCCGAGAAGAAGTATGCCAACAAGAATCGCGGCGGGAAGATCTCGGCCGGCCTTCGACGCTCGCCCGCGTTCGGCGCGAGCGTCGCGAAGAGCCTCGTACTCATGGACAAGGTCCATGGGTCCAGTGGGATGGTGCTGTGGGCGCTGTTGTGGATCGGTCATGCTTAGACCTCGAGAAGCTCGGCTTCCTTCTTCTTCAACATCTCATCGATCTGGTCGACGTGCTTCTTGGTCAAGGCATCCAAGTCCTTTTCGCCACGAGCGCCATCGTCTTCACCGATTTCGCCGTCCTTGACGAGCTTGTCGATGCCTTCCTTGGCCTTCCGGCGGTGGTTACGGATGGCAACCTTTGCGTCTTCACCCTTGCCCTTGACGAGCTTCACGTATTCCTTGCGGCGCTCCTGGGTGAGCTCCGGCATGACAACGCGGATGGTCTTGCCATCGTTGGATGGGTTGGCGCCGATTTCCGAGTCACCAAGGGCCTTTTCGATTTCACGCAATGCCGTGACGTCGTAAGGGGTGATCAGAATGGTGCGTGCATCCGGCGTTGCGAAAGACGCGAGCTGCTGCAATGGCGTTGGCGAACCGTAGTAGTCCACCATGACCTTTGCGTACAGGTTAGGGTTGGCGCGACCAGTACGTACAGAGGCGAAATCTTCGCGAGCCGCCTCCAGGGTGCGTTCCATCTTGTCAGCGGCTTCGCTGAGAGTCTCCTCGATCACGATTTCTCCTTTTGCCCGTTTCTTGGGCGCTACTTCAACTTAAAAGATTCTTACTTCATCCTAGACGGTGACGCGCGTTCCCATACGCTCGCCCTTGATGGCGCGGGTGACGTTGCCCTCACCCTCCATGCCGAAGACCATCATTTCCAGCTTGTTGTCTTTGCACATGGTCATGGCGGTCTGGTCCATCACGCGGAGGTTGCGCTGCAGAGCCTCGTCATAGGTGAGGTTCTCGATGAGCTCGGCATCCGGGTTGGTCTTCGGATCCGCCGTGTAGACGCCGTCTACACCACTCTTGGCCATGAGCACTACGTCAGCGCCGACCTCAAGGGCGCGCTGGGCAGCAACGGTATCGGTGGAG
Encoded here:
- the frr gene encoding ribosome recycling factor, encoding MIEETLSEAADKMERTLEAAREDFASVRTGRANPNLYAKVMVDYYGSPTPLQQLASFATPDARTILITPYDVTALREIEKALGDSEIGANPSNDGKTIRVVMPELTQERRKEYVKLVKGKGEDAKVAIRNHRRKAKEGIDKLVKDGEIGEDDGARGEKDLDALTKKHVDQIDEMLKKKEAELLEV
- a CDS encoding phosphatidate cytidylyltransferase, producing the protein MDLVHEYEALRDARAERGRASKAGRDLPAAILVGILLLGVVLVGLFWFPIAFIVVVTMFAVVGCWEVSRAFQLSNTHVPMIPLVLAAAALPVSAALAGPEGLGFATITSITVLLFWNVMSRPAHLLRSLMAGTFTALWVPLMISFAVLLFNEQDGHLKVATLLLLVVSNDTFGYLVGAMFGKHPMAPKISPKKSWEGFAGSVGGAIIVGIAASLFLLNTPWWTGLLLAVATVAAATTGDLAESLVKRELGIKDMSNILPGHGGVMDRLDSIVFASPVAYVLALLTMPGSV